The Mycobacteriales bacterium sequence GCCTCTATCTCGTCGCCGCCGAGCACTGGATCGGCGCGCTGACCATCGGCTCACCACTGCTGATGTCGTGGTTCCTGTCGTTCAAGACCGGGAAGCCGCTACTGGAAAAGCAGATGGCCAGGACCAAACCCGGGTACGCCGAATACATGCGGCGTACCAGCGGTTTCTTCCCGCTTCCGCCGCGCGGCTAGCCGGCGTTCACCCGATCTCGCCACTCGAGCCACGGCTTCGCGGTGCCGAGGTCGGGCTGCGGGCGCTCCTCTACTTTGACGATGAACAGCGTCGCGCCGAGCTCGCGCAACTGGTCTGCCCGGTCTCGAGGATCGCCGGCAACCAGGACCGACCGCTCGATCTCGGCTGGGTCGCGGCCGATGTCGCCGCAGTAGCCGTCGAGGACCCGCGACTTGCGGGCAAAGTCCTCGCCCTCGGCGAAGGTGTGCCAGATATCCGCGTACTCGGCGACGATCCGCAGCGTCTTCTGCTCGCCGGACCCGCCGACCAGCAGCGGGATCCGTCGTACCGGCGGAGGCTCGAGCCGGGCGAGGCGTGCACGGATCCGGGCGAGATGGTCAGCAAGCATCGAGATCCTGCTGCCGACGGTGCCGAACTCGAACCCGTACTCGACGTAGTCCCGGGCCTTGAACCCCGCACCGACACCCAGCAGGAACCGGCCGCCCGAGATGTGATCGATCGTGCGCGCCATATCCGCGACGAGATCAGGGTTGCGATAGCCGACGCTGGTAACCAGCGGACCGATCTCGATGCGCGACGTGGTCTGCGCCCAGGCCGCCAACGTGGTCCAGCATTCGAAGTGCGCA is a genomic window containing:
- a CDS encoding LLM class F420-dependent oxidoreductase, yielding MDSRRVRVGVQVAQYGMSWETLRAAALQAEDMGADLLVNWDHFFGPGPDSEAAHFECWTTLAAWAQTTSRIEIGPLVTSVGYRNPDLVADMARTIDHISGGRFLLGVGAGFKARDYVEYGFEFGTVGSRISMLADHLARIRARLARLEPPPVRRIPLLVGGSGEQKTLRIVAEYADIWHTFAEGEDFARKSRVLDGYCGDIGRDPAEIERSVLVAGDPRDRADQLRELGATLFIVKVEERPQPDLGTAKPWLEWRDRVNAG